The genomic DNA GCCGCCGCCGGCTTCGCGACCTACACCCCCAGCACCGGTTCGACCCTCTCGACCATCGCCGCCGCCAGCACGCTCGCCGCCGTCGTGCTGTTCGGGCTGACCGTCCGGTCCGCCATCCTCGGCGGGACCTCGCCGCAGCAGCATCGCCGGCGCTCCACCCGGTGACCGCGGCGACGGCGTCACCTCACTCCCCGCCCCACGCCCCTCTGGTATCGCTGCCACCGGTCTTGAACGTCCCTCGACCGAGCGCGACCGTCTCGTCGTCACCTTCTCGCTCGACCAGTACGTCCACGGAGCCGACGCTGTCCCCGTTCCGGACCACCTCGGCCTCCGCCCGGAGGTCGTCGGTGCCCGGCGCGAGGTAGTCCAGCCTGAGGTCGACGGTCGGCGTGAGCGCCATATCGTTCGCGCTGCTGACGGCCCAGTAGCCGACCGAGTCCGCAAGCGACGCGACCGCGCCGCCGTGCGCGACCCGCGTTCCGGGGGCGGCGCTGTGCTCGTCGGTCAGTTCCATCCGCGCGGCGGCGTAGCCATCCTCGATCGCAGTGATGTCGATCCCGAGCAGGTCGTAGTAGGGAACCCACGCGTCGTCGGCGTCCATGACGGTCGGTGCAGGGGATGGGACATAGCCCTCGGGGTGGGCAGATAACTCGTATATTATCGAAATTAGTCGGGAAATTTAGATTTAATCCGCAAAGCAGAGAGATAATAGAACTGAACGGAGAGTATCCGACAGGCGTGTACCGTACCGGTGTTGCCGACAGGAGGATACTGGTCCCACCCGACCCGTCCGGCGCGGACACTTATGCTCTCGCCGAACGACCCTCGCCGCATGACCGCTCCCGACTTCGATGCGGAGACCGTCTCCCTTGACTGGAACGACGCCGGCACCGTCGCGACGCTGACGGTGGACCGGCCGGACAAGCTGAACGCGCTCGACGAGACGACGCTCCGGGCCATCCCCGACGCGCTCGACGCCGCACGCGACGACGCCCGAGCGCTGGTGGTGACCGGTGCCGGCGAGAAGGCGTTCGTCGCGGGCGCCGACATCGCCCACATGTCCCAGCTCGGCGTGGCCGAGGCGTACGACTACTGCCAGCTCGGGCACGCCGTGATGGACGCCGTCGAGGCGTTCCCCGTCCCGGTGGTGGCGGCCGTGAACGGGTACGCGTTCGGCGGCGGCTGCGAACTGGCGCTCGCCGCGGACATCCGTGTCGCGAGCGAGAACGCGCTCGTCGGCCAGACGGAGATCGACCTCGGCATCGTCCCCGGCTGGGGCGGGACCCAGCGCCTCGCGCGCCTCGTCCCCGACGAGACGGCCCGCCGGATGGTGTTCCTCGGCGAGCGACTCGACGCCGAGGCCTGCCTCGACGCGGGGCTCGTGGGCGAGGTGGTCCCGCACGAGGAGTGCGTCGAGCACGCGCAGGGGCTGGCCGGGCGCATCGCCGCGAAACCGCGGTTCGCGCTGCAGGGCGCGAAGGAGGCGCTCAACCAGGTCCACGAGAGCCCGCAGTCCGCCGGGCTGGAGTACGAGAAGCGCGTCTGGAGCGGTCTCTTCGGCACGCACGACCAGCAGGAGGGGATGGAGGCGTTCCTCGAGGACCGCGACCCAGAGTTCGAGTGAGAGGTCGCTGTCTCGCCGCTCAGTACCGGTACAGCGACAGCACGAACGGCAGCCGGTTCAGCAGCCAGATGGCGACCGGCAGGCCGACGATGGTGACGGCGAACAGCGCGGCGACGCCGACCCATGTCAGCGAGAGCCACGACCCGACGAAGACGAACCACACCGCCCGCACCAGCAGCGGGTACTGACTGGACGGGTCCGCAGCGTCCGGGTCCCGCAGCCCGCTCACCTCGCTGGGCGGTTTGAGCGTCAGCACGCGCGGGGTCTGGTTGACGAGCTTGATACCCAGCGGGATGGTCACGATGGGGACGTGCAGCAGCCACGCGATGAACAGGACGACGGGCGTGAGCCACCAGCCCACGAGCAGGAACCACGCCGCCCGGAGGACGATGTTGGGGGCCATACCCGACCCAGGCCGTCGCCGGGGATAGCTCCGCCGGCCGAAGCCGACGCCGTCGGTGGTCGCGGTGCGAGGCGCTCACAGGGAACCGTAACCGGGTAATGGCGCGGGGGCCTCGTCCGGGGTAGATGGGAATCGGGACAGCGACGGCCCGGCTGCGCGGCGGCGGCCGGGGGTGGGTGCTCCTCACCATCGCTGTCGGGTGGGTGTTCGTCCTCGGCGGGCGCTTCCTGGTCCCCGCGGTCCTCCCCCAGGTGACGGGCACCTTCGCGGTCGGGAACACGGGCGGCGGCATCGCCGTCACGGTCATCTGGGGGACGTACGCCCTGATGCAGTCACCGGCGGGTATCCTGGTCGACCGCCTGGGCGAGCGCCGGCTCCTGACGGGGAGCCTCCTGCTGTCGGCGGGGAGCGTCGTCGTCCTGGGCGTGGCGCCCGCGTACCTCGCGTTCCTCGGTGGGTGTGCGGCGTTCGGGTTCGCGACGGGCCTGTACGGCCCCGGGCGCGGCACCGCGCTCGCGCGGACCTTCCCCGACGACGACGGCACGGCCATCGGCGTCACGCTCGCGGCCGGCTCCGTCGGGTCGGCCGTCCTGCCGTTCCTGGCGGGCGCGCTCGTCGGGAGCGTGAGCTGGCGCTACGTCGTCGCGGGGCTCGCGCCACCGCTGCTCGTGGCGGCCGCCTTCGCCTGGCGGACCGTCCCGGAACACGACCGGCAGCACACGAGCAGCCCGCCGCCGGCCGACGAGCTGGTCGGCGACGTCCTCCGGGCCGTCCGGCGCCGGGGGGTCGCCGTCGCCGTCGCCGCGGTCACGCTGATGCTGTTCGCCTTCCAGGGCCTCTCTGCGTTCTACGTCACCTACCTGGCACGGTCGATGCCCCAGCGGACGGCGGCGGGCCTGTTCGCGCTCCTGTTCCTCGGGGGAGCGGTCGCACAGCTCGCAGGGGGTGCCGCGGCGGACCGCTACGGCGAGCGCGTCGTCCTGACCGTCACGGCCGCCGTCGGCGCCGTCTCGGTCGGGGCGGTCCCGTTCGTCGACGGGGTGTGGCCGCTCGCGGCGCTCTCGATCGCCCTCGGGACGCGGCTGGCCATCGCCCCCGTCTCGAACGCCTACGTCATCGCCGTCCTCCCGGACGCCGTCACGGGAACCGCCTGGGGGACGCTCCGGACGGCGTTCTTCCTGCTGGGCGCGACCGGCTCGACGGTGGTCGGCGCGATGGCCGACCGGGGGCTGTTCGACGAGGCGTTCCTCCTGCTGGCCGCCGTGACGGCCGCCGCGGCGGTGCTGTACGCCTTCCTGCCGTCGCGGGAAGCGGTCGGGGCGTGAGTGTGGCCCGAGGCGCCCGAGTGGAACCGGGGGCGGCTCACCCCCTGTAGAGGCCCCGGGCCGCCCGCCATCGTTCCCCGAACCGCTGGCGCGCCGCCGCGTACGTCTCGGGGTCGCACGAGGGCTCGACCGTCCCGACGACCCGGCAGAGTGCGTCGCGTGCGTCGTCGACGGTCCCGTAGACGCCCGCGTCCAGCGCGGCCGGGAGGACGGCCCCGGCGGTGGTCCGGGGCGCCATGCGCGTGACCGGGCGGTCCCACGCGGCGGCCCGGAGGCCGTTCCACCAGTCGTAGTCCCCCACTCCAGGGTCGTCGGTCCCGGAGTGGTCCGGCTCCACACCGTCGGGCGCGCCGCCCCCGAGCAGCCGGACGGCACCGGCACCGCCCGCGTCGAGGAACCAGCCCTCCGCGAGCGCGACGCCGAGCGCGACACCGCGGAACAGGCGGCCGCGCGCAACCCCCGGGTCGGCATCCGTCCAGAGCCCCGCCAGCGTGTTCGCCATCCGCCCGTCGTCGAACGGGGAGCGGTCCCCCTGCGGGAGGAAGCCGTACTCCGTGCCGGGGTCGGCGGCGGCCGCGGCGTCGAGCGCGGCCGCCGGGGAGCGGTCGAACAGGCGCGCCAGCCACCGGAACGTCGCGCCCGAGTCGAAAGCGGCCCCGGCGAGCCAGCCGTCCAGCGGGTGTCGGTGGTAGTAGAACGGGCCGTCGCCCGCGCGGGTCTCGGTGACGCCCTTGACGACGCTCGTCGAGCCACAGGTGACACCCCAGTCCCCGGGTTCCAGACAGCCCATCCCGAGCGCGGCGGCGTTGCCGTCCGTCACGCCGAGGTGGAGGCTCGCCCCCTCGAGACCCATCCGGCTGGCCAAGGGTCCGGCCGCGGTGCCGACGTGGTCGCCCGGAGCCGCGATATCAGGGAGACGGTCGGTCGACACGTCGGCCGCGGCGAACAGGTCGTCGAGCCACGAGGGCGCCCCGGCCACGTCGGCACCGAACTTCAGCGCGTTCGTCCAGTCGGTCGTCGGGGCCCACGCCTCGCCCGCGGGGGCGAGCAGCCGCCAGGTGAGCCACGTCGCCGCCGGGAGGTACCACCGCGCCTCGCCGTACGCCGGCCGGTCCTCGCGGGCGCTCGCCAGTGTCGGGAGCGGGGCCGTCGCACCGACGGGCACGCCGAGGTCGCTCGCCCGGTCGGCGGCGTCGGCCGCGGCGAACGCCGCCGCCGTGTCGGGGTCGGCACGCTCGTCGTACCGGAGTGGCGGCGCCACCGGCTCCCCGGCGTCGTCGGTCGCGACCACGGTCCCCGAGGTGGAGGTGACGGCGACGACGTGGTCCCCGTCGGGGATGTCGGGGGCCGCAGCCGCGAGGGCGTGCTCCCAGTCGGTGGTCGTCTCCCCTTCCAGCGGCGCCTCGCCCGAGGCGACGAGGTCGCCCGCGCGGTCGTAGGCAGCGACGCGGGCGCCGGAGCTGCCGAGGTCGATGCCGACGAGCACCGGGTCGTCCGTGGGACCGTCGGGCGGATCCCCGGACGTGTCGTGTAGCGAGGTCATGCGGACCCGGGCGGGCGCCAGCCACCTCGGCGTTTCGCCTCGCCGGGACGGTGGCGGCGTCCCGGACGACCGCCGGACCCCGGGGTGGTCGGCCGCTGCCGGGTCCTGAGGGTTTTAGCCGCCGGGCGCACAGCCACGCTGTATGCTGGGTTCGGACATACTGACGGCGTCCCTGCCGGCGCTCATCGGGACGCTCGGCGGGGTGGTGGTCGGGCAACTGCTGACGGCCAGCCGGGAGCGACGAAGGCAGGCACAGGCGCGGGAGCGCCGCCGCCAGGACGCCCGGACCGCCATCGCGGCGGAACTGGCGTCCGTCCGCGAGTACCTGCGGGACGCCGACTACGACGACCCGGACGACCACCCGACCTACCCGACGGCGGCGTTCGACAGCAGCGTCGCGAGCGGCGACTTCGCGCTGCTGGACGGCGGGACACGCCGGGAGATCTCGACGGCGTACGGTCTCGTCGAGCGGGTCCGCGAGGCCGAGGACAGCCTCGTCCGGGCGCGGGCGGAGGGCAACGCCGACGAGTTCCTCCGACGGCGCTACGGGGACCACAAGCGCTCGCTCGTCGAGCACCTCGACGGGTTCGTCGAGGAGCTCGAGACGGCCGAGACCGCGGCCGACGGCACCGCCGAGCCGACGGGGGTGGTCGGATGACCGACTACATCGACGTGACCTACAGCGTCGAACTCACGGCGGACCCCGACATCCGCGCGCAGGACAGCATGCCCGACGACCTGCTGGAGATGGGTGAGATCATCGCCCAGGAGCAGTCCGTCGGCGGCTACGACAAGCCCTTCCATCGGGACTTCGACGTCGAGCCCTACCGGGCGCGAGCCACACCGAACCCCTCGACCGGGTCGGTCACGGTCCGGTTCCCCACCGACAACATCGCCCCGGAGCCGGCGCACCTGCTGAACTACGTCGCCGGCGACGTGTTCGGCTCGAAGTACGTCGAGCACATCCGCGTCACGGACATCAGCTTCCCGAAGCCGTTCGTCGACCGGTTCCCCGGTCCGCGGTTCGGGCAGGCCGGCATCCGTGAGCGGGTCGACCGGGAGGGGCCGCTGCTGGGGATGATCCTGAAGCCGTCGCTGGGGCTCACGCCCGAACGCATCGGGGACCTCGTGCGGGCGGCGGCGCAACCGGGCGCCCACCTCGACGACGAACCGGACGACCTCGGCGGCGTCGACATCGTGAAGGAGGACGAGAAGCTGACGGACCCCGACTACTGCGCGTTCGAGGACCGGCTGGACGAGGTGGTCGCGGCCCTGCGCGACGTCCCGGAGCCGCCGCTGTACGTGCTCAACGTCACCGCCCGCGAGGACGCCTTCCGCGAGTACGTCGCGGGCCACGACCTCGAGGACGTGCTTGACCGCTTCGTCCTGCTGGTGACGGTCATCTCCCACGGGTTCGGCCGGATGCAGACCCTCGCCGAGGACGACACCCTCGGCCTCCCGACGTACGCCCACCGCGCGGGGCACGCGGCGCTCACCCGGACGGCCCACGGCATCGAGATGCGCGTCCTCGAGCAGCTCTCGCGGCTCGCTGGCGCCGACTTCGCCCACTGCGGCGCCATCGCCGGCAACCACCGCCGCGACCGCGCCGAGGTGGTGACGAACCGGCGCGTCCTCGACACCACCACGCCGCCCTGGGACGGTCTCGAACCCTGCCTCCCGGTGGTCTCGGGCGGCGTCGACCCGACGAACATCAAGGAGAACATGGAGGCGGTCGGCGAGCGCGACCACCAGGAGCAGCTCGTGTTCATGATCGGCTCGGGCATCTACGGCCACAGCGGCGGCACGCTCCCCGGTATCGCCGCCGGCGTCCGCGCCAACCGCGAGGCCATCGACGCCGCCCGGGAGGGCCTCGGCCACGGCGACATCGAGACGCGGGTCCACCACGACTACCCCCACATGGAGGCGTGGCTGGAGGCCGACCGCGAGGACTGACGGACCCGGCCGTAGAAAGGCCGTCCCCCGACGATACGGCGAATGACGGGTCGTTCATGTATCTCCGGAATCGGTCATAAGTCTCCCCAGTAATCCGGGCGTCAGGTCCGTACTCGTCAACCCGGTAGGGGGAGGTGGTGTCACACGATGCGATCAAACGAGAACGCGGTCACGCACCGAGACCTGCCGCCGAAGGTGTCCGAGCGCGCGGCGGCGGAGCAGCAGTCGCCCGTCAGGCACGAGGACTGGCTCCAGCGGCTCCTCGGCCGGGCACGACCCCGCCACGACCTCCGGACGCTCGCGGACCGGCTGGGCAACGAGGCCCGACGCCTGCGCGAGGGGGCCGCTCGACTCGGCCGCCGCCTGACGACGTAACGCCCCCGACGACCAGCTGATTTCTTGCGCCGCGCTCAGTCACCGACAGCCGCACCACTCGATGGCGCGCCCTACGCGTCCCCGCGTAGCGCGTCGGCGACCTCGTCGGCCACCACGTCGACGGCCGCCCGGGCAGTGTCCAGCAGCTCCGTCATGCTGGCGAACCCGTGGATCATGTCGTCGTAGTGCTGGTGCTCGACATCGACGCCGGCCTCGGCGAGCCGGTCGGCGTACGCGACCCCCTCGTCGCGCAGCGGGTCGAAGCCCGCCGTCACGACCGTCGCCGACGGGAGCCCGGCGAGGTCGCGCGCGAGCAGGGGCGCCGCGTACTCGTTGCGCGCGTGGAGCTCGCTCGGCAGCCACTTCTCGTAGAACCACTCGATGCTCCGGCGCTCGAGGAAGTAGCCCTCGGCGTTCTCCTCGTAGGAGTCGAAGTCGTGGATGACCGGCGAGGCCACGGCCGGGTAGATGAGCGACTGGTGGGCGATGTCGGGCCCGCCGCGGTCCCGCGACAGGAGCGACACGGCGGCCGCGAGGTTCCCGCCGGCGCTGTCGCCGCCGACGGCCACGCGCTCGGGGTCGCCGGAGACGTCGGCGGCGAACTCGCTGGCCCACTCCAGCGCCGCGTAGGCGTCCTCGAGTTGCGCCGGGAACGGGTGTTCGGGCGCGAGCCGGTAGTCCACCGAGAGGACGACGGCCTCCGCGCGGGCACACAGCGCCGACGTGACGTTCTCGTACTCGTCGAGGCCGCCGATCACCCAGCCGCCACCGTGGTAGTAGACGAGGACGGGGAACGGCCCCTCGCCCTCGGGTACGTACGCCCGGATGGGGATGGGGCCCTCGGGGCCCTCGATGGCGAAGTCCGCGATGTCACCGACCTCGGTCGGCGCCATCTCTGCCGTCAGCCGCCGGAACTGCTCGCGCGCCACATCAGGCGTGACGCCGTACGTCGGCGGCGCGTTCTGTGCGTCGAGCTGTTCGAGGAGTGCCTTCGCCTGCGGGTGTGGCTCGTCGGGCATGTGCAGGATGTCGGTTGACTAGGTATTCAAGATGGGGTCCGGGAACGGGTCATCGCCCGGGATGGGGACGCGACCGGCGGCGGTAT from Haloglomus litoreum includes the following:
- a CDS encoding RuBisCO large subunit C-terminal-like domain-containing protein; translation: MTDYIDVTYSVELTADPDIRAQDSMPDDLLEMGEIIAQEQSVGGYDKPFHRDFDVEPYRARATPNPSTGSVTVRFPTDNIAPEPAHLLNYVAGDVFGSKYVEHIRVTDISFPKPFVDRFPGPRFGQAGIRERVDREGPLLGMILKPSLGLTPERIGDLVRAAAQPGAHLDDEPDDLGGVDIVKEDEKLTDPDYCAFEDRLDEVVAALRDVPEPPLYVLNVTAREDAFREYVAGHDLEDVLDRFVLLVTVISHGFGRMQTLAEDDTLGLPTYAHRAGHAALTRTAHGIEMRVLEQLSRLAGADFAHCGAIAGNHRRDRAEVVTNRRVLDTTTPPWDGLEPCLPVVSGGVDPTNIKENMEAVGERDHQEQLVFMIGSGIYGHSGGTLPGIAAGVRANREAIDAAREGLGHGDIETRVHHDYPHMEAWLEADRED
- a CDS encoding alpha/beta hydrolase gives rise to the protein MPDEPHPQAKALLEQLDAQNAPPTYGVTPDVAREQFRRLTAEMAPTEVGDIADFAIEGPEGPIPIRAYVPEGEGPFPVLVYYHGGGWVIGGLDEYENVTSALCARAEAVVLSVDYRLAPEHPFPAQLEDAYAALEWASEFAADVSGDPERVAVGGDSAGGNLAAAVSLLSRDRGGPDIAHQSLIYPAVASPVIHDFDSYEENAEGYFLERRSIEWFYEKWLPSELHARNEYAAPLLARDLAGLPSATVVTAGFDPLRDEGVAYADRLAEAGVDVEHQHYDDMIHGFASMTELLDTARAAVDVVADEVADALRGDA
- a CDS encoding YccF domain-containing protein; translation: MAPNIVLRAAWFLLVGWWLTPVVLFIAWLLHVPIVTIPLGIKLVNQTPRVLTLKPPSEVSGLRDPDAADPSSQYPLLVRAVWFVFVGSWLSLTWVGVAALFAVTIVGLPVAIWLLNRLPFVLSLYRY
- a CDS encoding PaaI family thioesterase; this translates as MDADDAWVPYYDLLGIDITAIEDGYAAARMELTDEHSAAPGTRVAHGGAVASLADSVGYWAVSSANDMALTPTVDLRLDYLAPGTDDLRAEAEVVRNGDSVGSVDVLVEREGDDETVALGRGTFKTGGSDTRGAWGGE
- a CDS encoding enoyl-CoA hydratase/isomerase family protein → MTAPDFDAETVSLDWNDAGTVATLTVDRPDKLNALDETTLRAIPDALDAARDDARALVVTGAGEKAFVAGADIAHMSQLGVAEAYDYCQLGHAVMDAVEAFPVPVVAAVNGYAFGGGCELALAADIRVASENALVGQTEIDLGIVPGWGGTQRLARLVPDETARRMVFLGERLDAEACLDAGLVGEVVPHEECVEHAQGLAGRIAAKPRFALQGAKEALNQVHESPQSAGLEYEKRVWSGLFGTHDQQEGMEAFLEDRDPEFE
- a CDS encoding MFS transporter, translated to MGIGTATARLRGGGRGWVLLTIAVGWVFVLGGRFLVPAVLPQVTGTFAVGNTGGGIAVTVIWGTYALMQSPAGILVDRLGERRLLTGSLLLSAGSVVVLGVAPAYLAFLGGCAAFGFATGLYGPGRGTALARTFPDDDGTAIGVTLAAGSVGSAVLPFLAGALVGSVSWRYVVAGLAPPLLVAAAFAWRTVPEHDRQHTSSPPPADELVGDVLRAVRRRGVAVAVAAVTLMLFAFQGLSAFYVTYLARSMPQRTAAGLFALLFLGGAVAQLAGGAAADRYGERVVLTVTAAVGAVSVGAVPFVDGVWPLAALSIALGTRLAIAPVSNAYVIAVLPDAVTGTAWGTLRTAFFLLGATGSTVVGAMADRGLFDEAFLLLAAVTAAAAVLYAFLPSREAVGA